The genomic region AGTCCAGACTTTTACCAAAAGTTACCGGACGGTCGATCAGTTCAGTTACTACAGCCGCTACATCATCCCGGGTGATGGTCCTGCCTTCTATCTCTTCAATGTATTCGGATAATTCAACTTGTCCGGTTCCAGGCTCGTTGGTCAATCGTCCGGGCATCAAAACGGTGTAATCAAGGTCTGTATTTCGAAGATGATTATCAGCCTTTGATTTGGCTTCATAATAATGCCGCATAGACTTTGACCACATCCCGGAATCTCGATTTGCCTTGAGTGCACTTACCATCACAAAGCGGCTGACTCCGGCTTTCTCTGCCTCATCAATGGCTTTAATAGCTCCGTCTCGATCAATGACTTTGGTTTGTGACTTTGGAGTATGCCCTCCGGAACCAGCTGTAAACACCACCGCATCCACTCCTTGATATACATGACTGAAATCTTCCTCCAGATCCCCCAGAACTGTATCTACCCCTTTACTCTTAAATTGGCTGACCTGTTCTTTTTTACGAACCATGGCCTTGGGGGTATGTCCGGCTTCTTTGAGTTGATGAACTAATCGTGTTCCAATTTGCCCGTTTGCACCGATAACTAATACCTTCATTTTGAGCTCAATCTTATTCGTATTCAACATTGTAAAAATACTTATGCAGGAATCGTTTCTTTCTCTTGCGATCAGCAGCCCCTTTTCCCAGGAAAGAAAAATTTATCAAAGTGTTGTATATATGATACTTTCCATGTAAAGAGAAATCAACCTATCGTAGTATGAAAAAAGTACTTGTATCTACCGGAGGCGGAGACTGTCCGGGATTGAACGCTGTGATTCGTGCCATTGTGAAACGAGCCCAGCGAACTCAAGATTGGGAAGTATATGGGAGTATGGAAGCATTCAATGGTGTTTTGCGTTCTCCAAAAGAAATTATTCGACTGGACGATGAAAAAGTAGCAGGCATACACGCCAAAGGTGGTACTATTCTGCAAACCACCAACAAAGGAGGACCCTTTAACTGGCCGGTAAAAAAAGAAGACGGCTCCTGGACCACGGAAGATCGTTCTGATGAAATGATTGATTACCTGAAAAGAGAAGGATTTGAGGCAGTTATAAATATTGGCGGGGATGGCTCTCAAGAAATCAGTTACCAGCTATTCGAGAAGGGATTGAATGTGATCGGAGTGCCCAAAACCATTGACAACGATCTAGCCTGCACCGACTACACGTTTGGCTTCCAAACGGCTGTTGATATTGCAACAGATGCAGTTGATAAACTGGTCACCACAGCGGAAAGTCACCATCGATTGATGATCCTGGAAGTCATGGGGCGTGGCGCCGGATGGATTGCCCTTCATTCAGCCATAGGCGGAGGGGCTGAAGTCTGTCTTATTCCCGAGATCCCTTATGACATTAACAAAGTGTTGGAGCGTCTGAATAGTCGTTACGAAGCAGGGAAAGGATTCGCCATCATTGTAATTGCAGAAGGTGCCAAACCAAAAAAGGGATCGGTAGTAGCTCGTAAAAGTGACGAAACAGGTTATCAGAATGTGCGATTAGGAGGTATTGCTAACCAACTTTCAGACCAATTAAAAAAAGCCGGATTTGATCACGACATAAGGGAAATGGTACTCGGACACTTACAACGCGGTGGAATCCCTATCGCCTACGACCGGGTACTTGCCACACAGTTTGGGGTAAAAGCGATGGAAATGGTGATCAATGGAGAGTATGGCCAAATGGTTTCTTTCCTGCATCATGAAATTACCTCCGTTTCACTGAAAAGAGCAACTGAAGAACATAATTTCGTGGATCCTCAAAGTTTTCTGGTACAAACCGCTAAAGGTGTTGGGATTAGTTTTGGTGATTGAACCCATCATTCCACAAAGCCCTGAAGCTTCATAAAAAGCAGGCTTACCAGCATTGCTAAACCGAAACTTAAAAGGGTACCGATAAGGATATATTCGGTTAGCTTTATCCCCTCTTTCTCCTTCAGGTCTCCGAAACGAAAAACAGATTTCGCGGCTAACAAAAAACCAATACCCGACCAGTTTCCACTTACCACAAACCCAAAAACAAACAGTCTTTCCAGTATTCCGATTAATTTCCCTGCATTAGCCAGCGTTTTCTTTTCCTTACTTTCATTTTCAGGAAGCCATCCGGCGATCAAGATCTTTATGGTAATGGCAGCGGGTTGTGTCAGCATAAAAATGCAAAGCAAGAGCAATAGATTGTACTGAGTGAATAGCATTGAAATCAACACCGAAGCCTCTTTATCGATCCAAAACCAGATACCAAATATCACCAACAGGTGAAAAGACTGATCAGCAAAAAAGAGAATTTGCTCATAAAAGGTATTCCGTTCAAAGCTTTGCGAATCGGTATTCTTCCTCAATACTAGTTTTCCGGCATCAATGATGAAATGAGTGATAAGGATGATCAGGGGAATCCAGAGGTAAAATAGATCTTTACTGATCTCCGGCCACAACAACATCAAAGTGACCACGGCATGAATGACCACATGACCATACAGATAACCTGATCTCAGTCCATATTCGCGCTTATGATCCACCCATTTTTTGAATTGAAGTCCAAAATCACCAATCAGGTGGGCTAATATGAGTTTAAGAAGAAGGATCATATCACAACTCTAATTTTTTTAGCTGTTCTCTATATCGCTCTTCTACGGCTCTTACTTCATCCATATATGCACGCTTATGCCGCTCACTTACCGAAGACTGTGTGATGCCCAGCTTCTTGGCCATATCCTCTTGCTTCAGGTTTCCTGTTAAATTCATACGTACATATTCAGCTGCCTTTGGAGTCCAGTTATCCATTGCAATCAGCAGTAATCGCAGATAAAGATTGATCTCTTCATCAAAATCTGTATCAGGACTCTTCACAATGATATTTTGTTTGGCAGATGATAAGAACTCATATCCTTCTCCCGAGCGAACAAAGGCATCCCCATTCGACTCAGTAATATTGGGAGCGTCAAATGTTTTGTCGCCAATACCGATGCTTAAACGTACGTCTATCCCCTTTACCTGTTTTACCGATGCTTTAATATCAATAACATGTTGAAGGGCATTTTTCGGGTCAGTTATCTCGGCCTGAAAGCTGTCGCCCCGGTAAATTTCCCAGCTTTTCGGGGATGAACCGATCTCATCGAGCGCTTCTTTAAGCGGTTTCAACCACTTTTCAGCTTCCGTGTTCCTTGAATTGATGATATCACCGGTTATTACACTAATCATGCTAGATTATAGGTTATTTAACCGATAAAATCAATTATCGGCTAAAAAGCCTGTATTAAGCTTTATCGGCACTTAAGCCGATATCATTCGCAAGGATGGAAAATGGCTTAATCGATTAACCGTGATTTCAACCAACCCTAAACTTCAATTCCTCAATAGTTGATAGGATATCATCCCGGTCCATTTCACGATAACGCTCAGGAAGCAGTTCTTTGGAAGTACATTCGATCACCGCACTCAGCGTCTGTAATTCAATTTCTTCGGGATAAGTTGGGGGAAGAAAATCATTCAGTGCGAGATCAAGTATTTCAGGGGTAACCTGCTTTTTACCTTCGGCAGCGGCCCGGAACTTGGCGCGGGTTAAAGCAGCTTCCATATCGGCACCGGAAAAGGTTTTTTCGCCTTTCTCAATCATCACTGGGGTATATTCTTCGGTCATTTTTAGGCCGGTCTTTTTGGCCATGGCCTCGAATAATTCCACTCGCTCTTCTTTGGTATGAGGCGGAAATAGGGCCAAATGTTCTTCTGCCCTGCCCTGCCGTTTTAAATCCACCGGCATGAGATCGGGGCGGGCGGTCATCAGAAACCAAACAATACGTCCGCGATTAGCCGTATCACTCATAAAGGTTGCGATCTGCGAGAATACCCGGCTTGAAACCCCACTGTCTCC from Gracilimonas sp. harbors:
- a CDS encoding ATP-dependent 6-phosphofructokinase; this translates as MKKVLVSTGGGDCPGLNAVIRAIVKRAQRTQDWEVYGSMEAFNGVLRSPKEIIRLDDEKVAGIHAKGGTILQTTNKGGPFNWPVKKEDGSWTTEDRSDEMIDYLKREGFEAVINIGGDGSQEISYQLFEKGLNVIGVPKTIDNDLACTDYTFGFQTAVDIATDAVDKLVTTAESHHRLMILEVMGRGAGWIALHSAIGGGAEVCLIPEIPYDINKVLERLNSRYEAGKGFAIIVIAEGAKPKKGSVVARKSDETGYQNVRLGGIANQLSDQLKKAGFDHDIREMVLGHLQRGGIPIAYDRVLATQFGVKAMEMVINGEYGQMVSFLHHEITSVSLKRATEEHNFVDPQSFLVQTAKGVGISFGD
- a CDS encoding SDR family oxidoreductase translates to MKVLVIGANGQIGTRLVHQLKEAGHTPKAMVRKKEQVSQFKSKGVDTVLGDLEEDFSHVYQGVDAVVFTAGSGGHTPKSQTKVIDRDGAIKAIDEAEKAGVSRFVMVSALKANRDSGMWSKSMRHYYEAKSKADNHLRNTDLDYTVLMPGRLTNEPGTGQVELSEYIEEIEGRTITRDDVAAVVTELIDRPVTFGKSLDLLQGEDSVKEAISGISQT
- a CDS encoding DUF3307 domain-containing protein, which gives rise to MILLLKLILAHLIGDFGLQFKKWVDHKREYGLRSGYLYGHVVIHAVVTLMLLWPEISKDLFYLWIPLIILITHFIIDAGKLVLRKNTDSQSFERNTFYEQILFFADQSFHLLVIFGIWFWIDKEASVLISMLFTQYNLLLLLCIFMLTQPAAITIKILIAGWLPENESKEKKTLANAGKLIGILERLFVFGFVVSGNWSGIGFLLAAKSVFRFGDLKEKEGIKLTEYILIGTLLSFGLAMLVSLLFMKLQGFVE
- a CDS encoding SatD family protein; translated protein: MISVITGDIINSRNTEAEKWLKPLKEALDEIGSSPKSWEIYRGDSFQAEITDPKNALQHVIDIKASVKQVKGIDVRLSIGIGDKTFDAPNITESNGDAFVRSGEGYEFLSSAKQNIIVKSPDTDFDEEINLYLRLLLIAMDNWTPKAAEYVRMNLTGNLKQEDMAKKLGITQSSVSERHKRAYMDEVRAVEERYREQLKKLEL